The [Limnothrix rosea] IAM M-220 genome contains the following window.
TATTAACGGCTTGGGCAGGGGTGGCGATCGCCCAGACCACTACCGCAAAGCAGACAGCGAAAAGATTGCGGAGCCATTTACGGGGGAAAAGATGATTCATAGGGTTTGGTTAATCTTGTTTAGTCAGCGGCTTTATCCATCTAATTATGAAAATCGATGGCGAGTTTATTACAGGTTGTTACTTTATCTTAAGTATTTTAAGGTTTTTCTCGCGTTTTTTCGAGGTATTTTGTCCGTCATTTTCCCAGACCCTAGGGGGTGAGGCTAAAGACTCTTACTGTAACCGCTGAGTTTTTGTAGGGCACGGACGGCGGCATGGTCAGGGTCGCACACATATGGCAGGCTTGAGTTTTTGATATTCGTCAGGGGAATTACACCGACAACGCTATTGCTGTAGGCGATCGCCTCAAACTGTTTTAGGTGCTCACTTGTCCAGGGGATTTCGACAATGGATTGGCCAGTGTGCTGCAATTGACTCATGAGATGGGCACGCATTACGCCCGGTAAAAGCCCTTGGGCTGGCGGAGTACACCATTGTTCGCCGTCAAATCCCCATAGGTTTCCTGTGGCTGTTTCGAGCCAATCGCCATGGACACCGATTAAAATTGCTTCGCCTGCCCCTTGGGCGATCGCCCCTTGTAGTGCCTGCCATGCACCAAGATAATTTCCGGTTTTAAAATCCGCCAAAGACCTTCGATAAATGCCATCTGCGGCCAGCCAAGCCTGAATGCCCCGTTGCTGTTTTGTCACCAACTCGGTGGGTAACTGTCGCCCAATGATAAGTTCACGGCCATCGTGCAAAAGGGTAATACGAACAACTGGGTAAAACTCCGCAACCTTTGTCGCACCCATTTTAATGGCTTGCCAGTTTGGCTGTGGCCAATTTAATTGTTTGATCGTGTTGTGCAGGCGATCGCAGTGGGCTGGCCAATGGGAGAGGGGACTCTGTAGATCCCCCTCAAAGACCCGAAGGGTCGTAAAAATTGTTGCACCAAATAAAAAGCTTGGGTCAGTGACCGAAAGCGTCAGATCTGTCCCCTCAAACCAATGGCCTGCAAACCAATAGCCCATGACCTTAAGGTGCTTGCTCCACAGTTGTTTGGGATTTTACCCGCCGCAAAAGCCAGTCAAAACGAGTAGAGGCTAATTCAAAATTTTCGATGGCACTGTTGGGGAGTTCGTCGGCACTAAAGCTCTGGTTAAAGACAAAATCTTTATCCTGACCAAGGGTGCTCACGGTATTGCGTAGACGATGGGCTAAAAATGTGGCGATCGCCCGATAAAACCGAGCCGAAAACCCAATATCCTGCTGGAGGCGTAGGGAAATTTTTGGACGAGGGATCGACAAAATCAAACATTCTTCGAGGGTCTCAATACTCGCAGTGGGCAGATCATTATCCATAAAAGATAACTCTCCAAAAATTTCACCACTCGTTAAAACCGCGATTTCACGGATCCTA
Protein-coding sequences here:
- a CDS encoding aminotransferase class IV — translated: MGYWFAGHWFEGTDLTLSVTDPSFLFGATIFTTLRVFEGDLQSPLSHWPAHCDRLHNTIKQLNWPQPNWQAIKMGATKVAEFYPVVRITLLHDGRELIIGRQLPTELVTKQQRGIQAWLAADGIYRRSLADFKTGNYLGAWQALQGAIAQGAGEAILIGVHGDWLETATGNLWGFDGEQWCTPPAQGLLPGVMRAHLMSQLQHTGQSIVEIPWTSEHLKQFEAIAYSNSVVGVIPLTNIKNSSLPYVCDPDHAAVRALQKLSGYSKSL
- a CDS encoding cyclic nucleotide-binding domain-containing protein gives rise to the protein MQKVLFLFGELNDDDIDWLITAGQVARIPPTTSLVTENQPLENLYILLEGSVSVSICTLDRIREIAVLTSGEIFGELSFMDNDLPTASIETLEECLILSIPRPKISLRLQQDIGFSARFYRAIATFLAHRLRNTVSTLGQDKDFVFNQSFSADELPNSAIENFELASTRFDWLLRRVKSQTTVEQAP